A single genomic interval of Hyphomicrobium methylovorum harbors:
- the lspA gene encoding signal peptidase II yields MSSTNRWPGPFLYLLLVALTITLDLASKSAMVWLLEGGARTITLLPWLDLRLAYNRGISFSLFEAEHAGHVTTLVVIASLAAIGFAIVGLLAAASSERVSYLLISGGAAGNVIDRAANHAVTDFISFHVGQWHWPSFNIADVAITLGVATLLGSSFGLFQRKSPLN; encoded by the coding sequence ATGAGCTCGACCAATAGATGGCCGGGGCCGTTCCTCTATCTCCTCTTAGTCGCACTGACGATCACTTTGGACCTCGCAAGCAAGAGTGCCATGGTCTGGCTTCTTGAAGGTGGCGCGAGGACCATCACGCTGCTTCCGTGGTTGGACCTGCGGCTAGCATACAATCGCGGTATCAGCTTCAGTCTGTTTGAAGCCGAGCATGCCGGCCATGTCACAACATTGGTTGTGATCGCCAGCCTTGCTGCGATTGGTTTTGCGATTGTCGGACTCTTGGCGGCGGCCTCATCTGAGAGAGTTTCATATCTCCTGATATCAGGCGGAGCGGCCGGGAATGTTATCGACCGCGCCGCCAATCATGCAGTGACTGACTTCATAAGCTTTCATGTGGGCCAATGGCACTGGCCAAGCTTCAACATCGCTGATGTCGCCATCACGCTGGGCGTTGCAACGCTCTTAGGATCGTCATTTGGCTTGTTTCAACGAAAGAGCCCCCTGAACTAG
- a CDS encoding cation transporter, with the protein MSVKEKITDASCQPDSCGCHGNPKFDGMDRRYVRILWAVISINATMFVIEMVAGQLAGSQALQADALDFLGDTLTYGISLAVIGQSIALRSMAALAKGTSLLVMGLFVFGSTLYNVLFLDLPRAEIMGTIGFLALAANVTSVLLLLRYKDGDANVRSVWLCSRNDAIGNVAVVIAALGVWGTTTAWPDLIVAGVMAALFLTSATQILLQAWQEWRTRTVSGPRTGQVSKE; encoded by the coding sequence ATGAGCGTGAAAGAGAAGATTACAGATGCGTCTTGCCAGCCCGATTCCTGCGGCTGTCACGGCAATCCAAAATTCGACGGCATGGATCGTCGCTACGTCCGCATCCTATGGGCGGTCATTTCCATAAACGCGACTATGTTCGTCATCGAGATGGTCGCGGGGCAACTCGCCGGATCGCAAGCGCTGCAGGCTGACGCCCTAGACTTCCTGGGTGACACACTGACCTACGGGATCAGCCTGGCCGTGATCGGCCAATCTATCGCTTTGCGCTCAATGGCAGCATTGGCTAAGGGCACAAGCCTGCTTGTGATGGGCCTCTTCGTATTTGGAAGCACTCTCTACAATGTGCTGTTCCTTGATCTCCCGCGCGCAGAGATCATGGGCACCATCGGCTTTCTGGCGCTTGCTGCGAACGTGACCAGCGTTCTTCTCCTGCTCCGGTACAAGGACGGTGATGCCAATGTGCGCTCGGTTTGGCTGTGCTCGCGGAATGATGCCATTGGAAACGTGGCCGTGGTGATCGCGGCGCTCGGCGTATGGGGAACTACCACCGCTTGGCCCGATCTTATTGTCGCTGGTGTGATGGCCGCTCTTTTCCTGACCTCTGCCACCCAAATACTGCTGCAAGCATGGCAGGAATGGCGGACCAGAACGGTTAGCGGGCCCCGCACGGGTCAGGTTTCAAAAGAATGA
- a CDS encoding MerR family transcriptional regulator, with protein MKGRIPIGVLARESGVKIPTIRYYESIGLLPEPVRSEGNRRLYGEKALIRLRFIRHARELGFEVDSIRELLALAEQPQQSCAKVDALARDHLKAISHRIERLSALRTELEHMIKACAKGRIAQCHILDALSSPASS; from the coding sequence ATGAAAGGTCGCATTCCCATTGGTGTGTTGGCGCGCGAGAGCGGTGTCAAAATCCCTACCATCCGCTACTACGAGAGCATTGGTCTCTTGCCGGAACCCGTCCGCAGCGAGGGCAACAGGCGGCTTTACGGTGAAAAGGCGCTCATCCGGCTTCGCTTCATCCGGCACGCGCGCGAGCTCGGATTTGAGGTCGATTCCATCCGCGAATTGCTAGCGCTAGCCGAACAACCACAGCAATCCTGCGCAAAAGTTGATGCCTTGGCGCGCGATCACCTCAAGGCGATCTCCCATCGCATAGAGCGTCTAAGCGCTCTTAGGACTGAGCTCGAACACATGATCAAGGCCTGCGCAAAGGGGCGGATTGCCCAATGCCACATCCTTGATGCGCTCTCTAGCCCAGCGTCCAGCTAA
- a CDS encoding ArsR/SmtB family transcription factor, whose amino-acid sequence MNKKQAVTSLAALAHEQRLGIFRLLVRQGPNGLAAYEIADAIKASPTATSFHLKELDRAGLLHASRHGRYVRYAVHIDGMRQLLEYLTEDCCQGQPELCGTVFKKAKMVCTSKGGK is encoded by the coding sequence ATGAATAAGAAGCAAGCCGTTACATCTTTGGCAGCGCTCGCCCATGAGCAGCGCCTTGGCATTTTTCGTCTCTTAGTGCGGCAAGGCCCCAACGGGCTTGCCGCGTATGAGATCGCCGACGCCATCAAGGCCAGTCCCACGGCCACGTCATTTCATCTCAAAGAACTGGACCGGGCAGGCCTGCTCCACGCCAGCAGGCATGGCCGCTATGTGCGCTATGCCGTGCATATCGATGGGATGCGGCAGCTGCTCGAATATCTGACGGAGGATTGCTGTCAGGGGCAGCCGGAGCTGTGCGGCACGGTGTTCAAGAAAGCAAAAATGGTTTGTACCAGTAAGGGAGGAAAGTGA
- a CDS encoding arsenate reductase ArsC, translating into MTKAPLNVLFLCTHNSARSIIAEAVMNKLGAGRFKAYSAGSQPSGRVHPYALDMLGKIGYDISNMRSKSWEEFTAPDAPQLDFVFTVCDNAANETCPVWPGQPISAHWGLPDPSSAQGSDTEKHLAFADTHRMLYQRIGIFVNLPLASLDSLSLQRRLDEIGQSTPTPERA; encoded by the coding sequence ATGACCAAGGCCCCGCTCAATGTGCTGTTCCTCTGCACGCATAACTCTGCGCGCTCGATCATTGCCGAAGCAGTGATGAACAAGCTGGGGGCTGGACGGTTCAAGGCCTACAGCGCCGGGAGCCAGCCAAGCGGGCGCGTGCACCCCTACGCGCTCGATATGCTGGGCAAGATCGGCTACGACATTTCCAACATGCGCTCGAAATCATGGGAAGAGTTTACCGCGCCTGATGCGCCTCAGCTCGATTTCGTGTTCACGGTTTGCGACAACGCCGCCAACGAGACGTGCCCCGTATGGCCCGGCCAACCGATCAGCGCGCATTGGGGTTTACCCGATCCCTCTAGCGCACAAGGCTCGGATACCGAAAAGCACCTCGCTTTCGCCGACACGCACCGCATGCTCTATCAGCGCATCGGCATCTTCGTGAACCTGCCTCTGGCCTCGCTCGACAGTCTCTCGCTCCAGCGCCGCCTTGATGAAATCGGGCAAAGCACCCCAACGCCGGAGCGCGCATGA
- a CDS encoding aquaporin, with amino-acid sequence MSAAVTLKQKLVAEALGTALLLATVVGSGIMAERLAGGNVAIALLGNTLPTGAILVVLITMLGPISGAHFNPAVSAIFLMRREISAHTAGLYVIAQLFGALAGVLLAHAMFDLPLMQVSEKLRAGWGQGISEAVATFGLILTILLTLRARPDAVPLSVGLYITAAYWFTASTSFANPAVTIARGFTDSFAGIAPAHVPMFIAAQLIGAVIALGVTRILAPAAAQQTAHLKAAE; translated from the coding sequence ATGAGCGCCGCCGTTACTCTCAAACAAAAACTAGTCGCGGAAGCGCTCGGCACGGCGCTGCTGCTCGCCACCGTCGTGGGCTCGGGCATCATGGCCGAGCGCCTTGCTGGCGGGAATGTCGCGATCGCTTTATTAGGCAATACGCTGCCAACGGGTGCAATCCTGGTGGTGCTCATCACAATGCTGGGCCCGATCTCAGGGGCACATTTCAACCCGGCAGTGAGCGCCATCTTTCTCATGCGCCGGGAAATCTCCGCGCATACCGCAGGCCTCTATGTCATCGCGCAGTTATTCGGCGCGCTAGCCGGCGTCCTGCTTGCTCACGCCATGTTTGATCTGCCCCTAATGCAGGTTTCTGAGAAGCTGCGCGCCGGATGGGGGCAGGGCATCTCCGAAGCGGTTGCTACCTTCGGCCTTATCCTGACGATCCTGCTGACACTCCGCGCCAGACCGGACGCCGTGCCGCTCTCGGTCGGGCTTTACATCACGGCGGCCTATTGGTTCACCGCCTCGACGTCGTTTGCCAATCCCGCCGTGACGATTGCGCGGGGCTTCACAGATAGCTTTGCGGGCATCGCACCTGCGCATGTGCCGATGTTTATCGCAGCCCAGCTCATCGGTGCAGTGATCGCCTTGGGCGTAACCCGCATCCTCGCGCCCGCCGCTGCCCAACAGACCGCACACCTCAAGGCGGCAGAATAG
- the arsC gene encoding arsenate reductase (glutaredoxin) (This arsenate reductase requires both glutathione and glutaredoxin to convert arsenate to arsenite, after which the efflux transporter formed by ArsA and ArsB can extrude the arsenite from the cell, providing resistance.) gives MITIYHNPACGTSRNTLEMIRQSGEEPRVIEYLKTPPTRDELVSLISAMGITPRELLRQKGTPYDELNLSDPAKTNDELIDAMMAHPILINRPIVVTKLGTRLCRPSEAVLDILPNPAIGPFIKEDGEVVINEKGERVV, from the coding sequence ATGATCACGATCTATCACAACCCCGCCTGCGGCACGTCACGCAACACTTTGGAAATGATCCGCCAGAGCGGAGAAGAGCCGCGCGTGATCGAATACCTGAAAACGCCGCCTACTCGTGACGAGCTTGTGAGCCTGATAAGCGCCATGGGCATCACGCCGCGCGAGCTGCTGCGTCAGAAGGGGACGCCCTATGATGAGCTCAATCTCAGCGATCCAGCCAAGACTAACGATGAATTGATAGACGCTATGATGGCCCATCCTATCCTGATCAACCGGCCGATCGTGGTCACGAAGCTCGGCACGAGGCTTTGCCGTCCTTCGGAGGCTGTGCTGGATATTCTCCCAAACCCCGCCATCGGTCCCTTCATCAAGGAAGACGGCGAAGTGGTGATAAACGAAAAAGGTGAACGCGTTGTCTGA
- the arsH gene encoding arsenical resistance protein ArsH: MSELDLSLPNIKTDTFATPDPAALREPQAAHKPRILLLYGSVRPRSYSRFLTFEAARLLVAMGAEPKIFDPSGLPLPDDATEDHPKVKELRDLVAWSEGQVWCSPERHGAMSGILKAQIDWIPLNSGAVRPTQGKTLAVMQVSGGSQSFNAVNQLRVLGRWMRMLTIPNQSSVAKAFQEFDDAGRMKPSSYYDRVVDVMEELVKFTLLTRGVSPYLTDRYSERVETAEELSKRVNLIEAVDVKSKECGCAPTCCAPAQT, encoded by the coding sequence TTGTCTGAACTCGATCTATCCCTTCCCAATATCAAGACTGACACTTTTGCCACGCCCGACCCGGCTGCGCTCCGCGAGCCCCAAGCAGCCCATAAGCCACGCATCCTCCTGCTCTATGGCTCCGTGCGTCCGCGCTCCTACAGCCGTTTCCTAACATTCGAAGCCGCGCGTCTTTTAGTGGCCATGGGGGCGGAGCCGAAGATTTTCGACCCAAGCGGCCTCCCGCTGCCCGATGACGCCACCGAAGATCACCCCAAGGTGAAGGAGCTGCGCGATCTTGTAGCCTGGTCCGAAGGGCAGGTTTGGTGCTCGCCCGAACGCCACGGTGCCATGAGTGGAATTCTGAAGGCTCAGATTGATTGGATTCCCCTCAACTCGGGCGCTGTGCGCCCGACCCAAGGTAAAACGCTGGCAGTCATGCAGGTGAGCGGCGGTTCGCAATCGTTCAACGCCGTAAACCAGCTTCGCGTGCTGGGCCGCTGGATGCGGATGCTCACCATCCCCAATCAATCATCCGTGGCCAAAGCCTTTCAGGAGTTTGACGACGCAGGCCGGATGAAGCCTTCTTCCTATTACGACCGAGTGGTGGATGTGATGGAAGAGTTGGTGAAGTTCACGCTGCTCACGCGGGGTGTAAGCCCATACCTCACGGATCGTTACAGCGAGCGCGTCGAGACCGCTGAAGAGCTTTCCAAGCGCGTGAACCTGATCGAAGCAGTGGATGTGAAAAGCAAAGAGTGCGGATGCGCGCCAACCTGCTGCGCACCGGCACAAACTTAA
- a CDS encoding type IV secretory system conjugative DNA transfer family protein, translating to MHPTEFNEQYRFGSAGWADERLIRSAGLLAGRGLPVGFMGRKSLHLEGDAPLITFGGAGTGKLTTVIGHILCTVQDRSMIVLDPRGEIAATFMPALARHGIEAFLWNPYRLHGLPSHHCNPLDPIDPRKSTFHADCKLAARALVTVTSRSEGKYFEQRGSGWVEAIIKFDAEIFGQTNLANLMRVINVVEGDLGNWATFLEAMRTSKFEDVRRTAGEMITKQQDSPREFGSVMGEIYASLSFLDDPILRASLENPDFSLEDVCNSSSPKIVFLMIPAEYLHQSAGCLRQFFTACMLYKSRAPGSRRLLMLIDEAAQLGAFQALQQLYTYGRGIGIQPWTFWQDIGQITHNFGPSGTDTFMASAQMRQFLGTRDFSTARLISNMLGTETLEYNDTRLQEEASRQKRLAVQRVMAGEDMLTAMMEAAHFSKAAQMRTKQARKLLTEDEVLSLGLDKQVLFLSGKEPLAVLADRKPYFECAELAGLYLPNPYHPPYDRVRIAGRWGTREARVITGPVPKKYSSFAQYRNGNWAYVEGYQP from the coding sequence ATGCACCCCACCGAATTCAACGAGCAATATCGCTTCGGCAGCGCAGGCTGGGCAGATGAGCGTCTGATCCGCAGTGCAGGGCTTCTCGCAGGGAGGGGCCTTCCTGTCGGTTTTATGGGACGCAAATCGCTGCATCTGGAGGGCGATGCGCCACTCATCACCTTTGGCGGCGCAGGCACGGGCAAGCTCACGACTGTGATCGGTCATATCCTATGTACGGTCCAAGACCGCTCGATGATCGTGCTCGATCCGAGAGGTGAGATCGCAGCCACGTTCATGCCTGCGCTGGCGCGGCACGGAATCGAAGCGTTCCTCTGGAACCCCTATCGCCTGCACGGGCTGCCATCACATCACTGCAACCCGCTTGATCCCATTGATCCGCGTAAATCGACCTTTCATGCAGATTGCAAACTGGCCGCACGGGCGCTCGTCACCGTCACCAGCCGGTCGGAGGGCAAGTATTTCGAGCAGCGCGGCAGCGGCTGGGTCGAAGCGATCATCAAGTTTGATGCGGAAATATTCGGCCAGACGAACCTCGCCAACTTGATGCGCGTCATCAATGTCGTCGAGGGCGACCTTGGGAATTGGGCGACGTTTCTGGAAGCCATGCGCACCTCTAAATTCGAAGACGTGCGCCGCACAGCGGGCGAGATGATCACGAAGCAGCAGGACAGCCCGCGCGAGTTCGGGTCGGTTATGGGTGAGATTTACGCGAGCCTGTCGTTCCTTGACGACCCAATCCTCCGCGCATCGTTGGAGAACCCGGATTTCTCGTTGGAGGATGTGTGCAATTCATCCAGCCCGAAAATTGTCTTCCTCATGATCCCGGCGGAATACCTTCACCAGAGCGCCGGTTGCCTCCGCCAGTTCTTCACGGCCTGCATGCTCTACAAATCACGCGCGCCGGGCTCTCGCCGGCTGCTGATGCTGATCGATGAAGCTGCTCAGCTCGGAGCGTTTCAGGCGTTGCAACAGCTTTACACCTATGGGCGGGGCATCGGCATCCAGCCGTGGACGTTCTGGCAGGATATCGGGCAGATCACCCACAACTTCGGCCCGAGCGGAACGGATACGTTCATGGCCTCGGCACAGATGCGCCAGTTTTTGGGCACACGGGATTTCAGCACGGCGCGGCTGATTTCTAACATGCTGGGCACCGAGACGTTGGAATACAACGACACCCGCTTGCAGGAGGAGGCATCGCGCCAGAAGCGACTTGCCGTGCAGCGCGTAATGGCTGGAGAAGACATGCTCACCGCCATGATGGAAGCCGCGCACTTCTCAAAGGCGGCGCAGATGCGGACCAAGCAAGCAAGGAAGCTGCTGACTGAGGACGAAGTCCTCTCATTGGGTTTGGATAAGCAGGTCCTATTCCTCTCCGGCAAGGAACCTCTGGCCGTGCTGGCGGATCGCAAACCCTATTTCGAGTGCGCGGAGCTGGCAGGGCTCTATCTGCCCAATCCGTATCACCCTCCATACGATCGTGTGCGCATCGCTGGACGTTGGGGAACGCGGGAGGCCCGCGTCATCACAGGACCTGTGCCGAAGAAATATTCGTCTTTCGCCCAATATCGGAATGGAAATTGGGCATACGTGGAAGGCTACCAACCCTGA
- a CDS encoding M16 family metallopeptidase, translating to MAFVSGVLSNGISVGIDPNPHSHGVSVRLVIRNGSRHDGVSGSTHFLEHCMSQARTASGNVADDLERLCVSSGFYTSKERVLIEADCVAEDFQDVLQLISTAVLDPAFDDESFEREQSRILHEELESRTNFPLLAPLQKRLYGSHLFANTILGLRSDIEAMTPGALRDHHRANVVGERIGIVVSGPVDPAQVMVQLEALLRNLPRGTAAPATTQPICNSVHLSHHKVQDTQELSFYVQDTEAAPDDRMACIAFTELLKKELDRQLCARALNYSGSYAAYVPYSDFGFYEICITAPPANAPDISRLISSTLDDPERWLTSANLDGLKRRWKLQDAFQVSDPRQRVRLMATEYELTGKIIDWHTIDAGYADLSLEQVREAAHRFDIDNAARLSIGPVAQANSAAPETQLSQQFDLV from the coding sequence ATGGCTTTTGTTTCGGGGGTTCTATCAAACGGCATTTCAGTTGGTATCGATCCCAATCCCCACTCCCACGGCGTCTCGGTGCGCCTCGTTATTCGCAACGGCTCGCGCCACGACGGCGTATCGGGGTCTACCCATTTCCTTGAACACTGCATGTCCCAAGCGCGGACTGCATCCGGCAATGTCGCCGATGACCTGGAACGGCTCTGCGTCAGCAGCGGATTCTACACCTCGAAAGAACGAGTACTAATCGAGGCCGACTGCGTTGCCGAAGACTTCCAAGATGTGCTGCAGCTCATTTCAACTGCGGTTCTCGATCCCGCCTTCGACGATGAGAGCTTTGAGCGCGAGCAATCCCGCATCTTGCACGAAGAATTAGAATCGCGGACGAATTTTCCGCTGCTGGCACCACTCCAGAAGCGCCTGTATGGGAGCCACCTATTTGCCAATACGATCCTTGGCCTCAGAAGCGATATCGAGGCCATGACACCCGGGGCCTTGCGAGACCATCACCGCGCGAATGTGGTGGGCGAGCGTATCGGGATCGTTGTCTCCGGGCCGGTTGATCCGGCTCAGGTCATGGTTCAGCTTGAGGCACTCTTACGAAATTTACCGCGCGGCACGGCCGCGCCAGCGACTACTCAACCAATTTGCAACTCGGTTCACCTGTCTCATCACAAAGTGCAGGATACGCAAGAACTGTCATTTTACGTACAAGACACTGAAGCCGCGCCGGACGACCGCATGGCGTGCATTGCGTTCACAGAACTGTTAAAGAAGGAATTGGACCGTCAGCTTTGCGCTCGCGCCCTGAACTACTCGGGCTCATACGCCGCTTACGTCCCGTATTCGGATTTCGGATTTTATGAAATTTGCATCACGGCACCACCTGCGAATGCCCCAGACATCTCAAGGCTGATTTCATCCACGCTCGATGATCCGGAGCGCTGGCTAACAAGCGCCAATCTTGATGGGCTTAAGCGCCGCTGGAAGCTACAGGACGCCTTCCAAGTCTCCGATCCCCGTCAGCGGGTTCGCCTTATGGCCACTGAATACGAGCTTACCGGCAAGATCATCGACTGGCACACCATTGACGCCGGTTATGCTGACCTATCTTTGGAGCAAGTTCGCGAAGCTGCTCACCGCTTCGACATTGACAATGCTGCGCGCTTATCGATTGGGCCAGTTGCTCAAGCCAATTCGGCTGCTCCTGAAACGCAGCTCTCGCAGCAGTTTGATCTCGTCTGA
- a CDS encoding ion channel, translating into MSSFASLASANVMYWAFHIYWTLMSIGALYATYVRLKYQGHGHAQAFIVLLVAAAYLLIEYGPVWPYFMYVAAIAAYLASYLFVLLGKYTEYSVWLIGFFWPHLIILALVSADLGHFTPYLCFLMGALVLWLTLSDIFNILTEKIPHNRTTIILHYTYFLINLLFLIIVFAKLHSYFGVLIGGSFTSHNFFDALYFSVVVWTTLGFGDIVPASSAGRITVMIEASLGLMSMALAVAVTLSVIGKLSINEPPNDQGDS; encoded by the coding sequence GTGTCTAGCTTTGCATCACTGGCATCAGCCAACGTAATGTATTGGGCGTTCCACATTTATTGGACGCTGATGTCCATCGGCGCGCTTTATGCCACCTACGTTCGTTTGAAATATCAAGGCCACGGGCATGCCCAAGCGTTCATCGTTCTGCTCGTCGCAGCAGCCTATCTGCTGATTGAGTATGGCCCTGTGTGGCCTTATTTTATGTATGTCGCGGCGATAGCGGCATACCTAGCGTCCTATTTATTCGTGCTGCTAGGCAAATACACTGAATATTCTGTATGGCTCATAGGCTTCTTCTGGCCGCACTTAATTATCTTAGCGCTAGTATCTGCCGACCTGGGACATTTCACACCTTATCTCTGCTTTCTCATGGGCGCGCTGGTATTGTGGCTTACCCTATCGGATATCTTTAACATCCTGACCGAAAAAATTCCCCACAATAGAACTACGATTATTCTCCATTACACATATTTCTTGATAAATTTGCTATTTTTAATTATTGTTTTCGCTAAGCTGCACAGCTACTTCGGAGTGCTAATAGGCGGCAGCTTTACATCGCATAATTTTTTCGATGCGTTGTATTTCTCGGTCGTTGTGTGGACTACGCTTGGCTTCGGCGACATTGTCCCAGCATCGAGTGCAGGCCGGATTACGGTCATGATAGAAGCGTCGCTCGGTCTGATGTCTATGGCGCTCGCCGTTGCCGTGACTCTCTCGGTTATCGGCAAGCTTTCAATTAACGAGCCGCCTAATGATCAGGGCGACAGTTGA
- a CDS encoding gamma-glutamylcyclotransferase family protein: protein MTTIRYFAYGSNMLAERLQRRCKSAHAVGSAWVDGYELVFHKISKDGSGKATLIKANDASARVYGVIFSIDASEKTDLDRHEGPGYACQDFQVFTAPASPVDAVTYLALAQSSNTALVPYDWYRDLVIAGAERNSLPNAYVEGLRAVAANPDPVADRPERLNAIDLLSKIAAS, encoded by the coding sequence ATGACCACGATTCGGTACTTCGCGTATGGATCGAACATGCTGGCAGAGCGCCTTCAAAGGCGCTGCAAATCTGCGCATGCGGTTGGCTCCGCATGGGTCGATGGCTATGAACTTGTGTTTCACAAGATAAGCAAGGATGGCTCCGGAAAAGCCACCCTGATCAAAGCCAACGACGCATCCGCGCGTGTTTACGGCGTCATTTTTTCGATTGATGCCAGTGAAAAGACCGATCTCGATCGGCACGAGGGTCCGGGCTACGCCTGCCAGGACTTCCAAGTTTTTACTGCTCCGGCCTCACCCGTTGATGCCGTCACGTATCTGGCTCTGGCACAGTCTAGCAACACCGCACTCGTACCCTATGACTGGTACCGTGATCTCGTGATAGCGGGTGCAGAGCGGAACTCCTTACCCAACGCATATGTCGAAGGTCTAAGAGCTGTGGCGGCTAATCCTGACCCCGTTGCTGACAGACCTGAACGCCTCAACGCCATCGACTTGCTGAGCAAGATCGCGGCTTCATGA
- a CDS encoding relaxase/mobilization nuclease domain-containing protein, giving the protein MILKASQRGGGKQLAQHLLRTDENEHVETHEIRSFISHDLTGALTEAHAVSLGTRCKQFLFSVSLSPPPQERVSVETFESAIERIEQRTGLAGQPRVVVFHEKEGRRHAHAVWSRIDAETMTAINLPFFKTRLRDLSRELYLENGWKMPRGLMNSREADPRNFSLQEWQQAKRIGRDARDLKELMQECWAVSDSKAAFVQALKARGITLAKGDRRGHVAITPEGEVLSVARYTGKKTKEIEKRLGPSDALPSVQAARAELAKELSANFLRLRREADQEKRRALVPLDQQRAAMVHAQRTERTRLKTGQERRWAEETRTRADRFDKGLKGLWGRLSGKHAEVQRQNERDAYAALARDRAQRQAVIDAQMQERRALQTQIKAARERHASLLKDLRADQQAAKKIERPEQAAKVTKTFTQEARPTPSMDDRIERLRKGDRAPRRGRDRDMDRER; this is encoded by the coding sequence ATGATCCTCAAGGCTTCACAGCGCGGCGGCGGAAAGCAGCTCGCCCAGCACCTCCTTCGTACCGACGAAAATGAGCACGTCGAGACTCACGAGATTCGGAGCTTCATCTCGCACGACCTGACCGGAGCGCTGACGGAGGCGCATGCCGTCAGCCTGGGCACGCGCTGTAAGCAGTTTCTGTTCTCGGTCTCGCTCAGCCCGCCGCCGCAGGAGCGGGTTTCTGTCGAGACGTTTGAGAGCGCCATCGAGCGAATTGAGCAGCGTACCGGCCTTGCGGGGCAGCCGCGCGTGGTGGTTTTTCACGAAAAGGAGGGCCGCCGCCACGCCCATGCGGTTTGGAGCCGAATTGATGCCGAGACGATGACGGCCATCAACCTTCCCTTCTTCAAAACCCGGCTGCGCGATCTCTCGCGCGAGCTTTATCTGGAAAACGGCTGGAAGATGCCGCGCGGCCTGATGAACAGCCGCGAGGCCGATCCACGCAACTTTTCTCTCCAGGAATGGCAGCAGGCCAAGCGCATCGGACGCGATGCCCGCGATCTCAAAGAGCTGATGCAGGAATGTTGGGCCGTTTCGGATTCCAAGGCCGCTTTCGTGCAGGCGCTGAAGGCTCGCGGCATTACGCTCGCCAAAGGCGACCGGCGCGGCCATGTGGCGATCACGCCCGAGGGCGAAGTGCTCTCTGTGGCCCGCTACACCGGCAAGAAGACCAAAGAGATCGAGAAGCGACTCGGCCCGTCGGACGCACTCCCAAGCGTGCAGGCGGCCAGGGCGGAACTTGCCAAAGAGCTTTCAGCCAATTTCCTGCGACTGCGGCGAGAGGCTGATCAAGAAAAGCGGCGTGCGCTTGTCCCGCTCGATCAACAGCGCGCGGCAATGGTTCATGCGCAAAGGACTGAGCGCACGCGACTCAAGACCGGGCAAGAACGGCGATGGGCCGAGGAAACCCGCACGCGGGCGGATCGCTTCGACAAAGGGCTAAAAGGGCTGTGGGGCCGACTATCGGGCAAACATGCTGAGGTGCAGCGTCAGAACGAACGCGACGCATACGCGGCTCTTGCCCGTGATCGCGCGCAGCGACAAGCGGTTATTGATGCCCAAATGCAGGAGCGGCGGGCGCTGCAGACGCAGATCAAGGCCGCGCGCGAACGTCATGCCTCGTTGCTGAAGGATTTGCGCGCCGATCAGCAGGCTGCAAAAAAGATCGAAAGGCCTGAACAAGCAGCGAAGGTCACCAAAACCTTCACTCAAGAAGCCCGGCCCACGCCTTCGATGGACGATCGCATCGAGCGCCTGCGTAAGGGTGACCGCGCACCGCGCCGAGGTCGCGATAGGGATATGGATCGGGAGCGGTAA